A genome region from Drosophila simulans strain w501 chromosome 2R, Prin_Dsim_3.1, whole genome shotgun sequence includes the following:
- the LOC6735246 gene encoding endoplasmic reticulum metallopeptidase 1: protein MTFSTVDITEEKDGGKSRDKKWPWFGAPIYAAAAFALFYATVLPSFHSYPKMLYQSEEELHPDKFIGERAMRQLAEYSAIGNKMSGSINNEVHTVNFLLREIQKIKDEARLDLYDIEVDTQYSSGAFHLWGMTISYTNLSNVVVKISQKSSDNENYLLVNSHYDSEVQTPAAGDDGVMVVVMLETLRVISRSEKALTHPVVFLFNGAEEACMLGSHGFITQHKWSRNCKALVNLDSTGAGGREVLFQTGPNHPWLAKYYQASVPHPYAQTLAEELFQHNFIPSDTDFRIFRDYGGVPGLDMASVMNGYVYHTEFDNFKNVEYGTYQSTGENVLPLIWALANAPELDNTTAYEKGHTVYYDFLGWFMMTYTESVSIAINVVVSVAAFVCIGTSVYIMTLDNGADAPKAVVMRFAIIFLVQAGTLFVACGLTLLVAVFMQGVGLAESWYYGKWMAFGLYFCTLFFAFGILPATYIGFTKRKTNMKLDQTIACFMHAQCILLALLCIIMTIMGIRSSYFPMVGIFFYAISVLVQIVLKLTLKKSYFVTVHLLFQLLPFFFYTYICYATLVTFVPMEGRDGPESSPDIMISVFIIATAINYAGFVIPIMHKFRKPKIVFSSFGVITIIFIILACTSAGFPFVKQLAPQRYYVLHTQRTFHNLDGTRKQDSGYYIQPVDTRLHELDDTTFKNAEPESWTAATCAAEPYCGLPLYSGRWIEWKDSARWIYSSPPVIPMNINLTQLSKQSLDGNKVRYEYNLRASDRVMMYIDPLDNVKVTDWSFDHTPLLEKHTPPYLIYAIYSQTEEPLNFWVELEHEEGNTDGPYMKLVVSEHFQYHPEHYTEEYKEFLATFPDWTYTTDWFSALESWIV from the exons ATGACTTTTTCAACCGTCGACATCACAGAGGAGAAGGATGGCGGCAAGTCCAGGGATAAGAAGTGGCCTTGGTTCGGAGCACCCATTTACGCGGCTGCCGCTTTTGCTCTGTTCTATGCCACAGTACTGCCCAGTTTTCACAGCTACCCAAAGATGCTGTACCAGAGTGAGGAGGAACTGCATCCGGATAAGTTTATCGGCGAGCGGGCGATGCGCCAGTTGGCCGAGTACTCGGCAATCGGCAACAAGATGAGTGGCTCCATCAACAACGAAGTGCATACGGTAAATTTCCTGCTGCGAGAGATTCAGAAGATCAAGGACGAGGCCCGATTGGATCTCTACGACATTGAAGTGGATACGCAGTACTCTTCGGGTGCCTTCCATTTGTGGGGCATGACCATTTCCTACACCAATCTCTCTAATGTGGTAGTGAAAATATCCCAGAAGAGTTCAGACAACGAGAACTATCTGCTGGTCAACTCCCACTACGATTCGGAGGTCCAAACGCCGGCTGCTGGAGATGATGGCGTCATGGTGGTTGTCATGCTGGAAACCCTGCGCGTGATCTCACGCTCCGAAAAAGCGCTAACCCATCCCGTGGTTTTCCTATTTAATGGAGCCGAGGAGGCTTGTATGCTGGGTTCCCACGGATTTATCACACAACACAAGTGGTCCAGGAATTGCAA AGCCTTGGTGAACCTGGACTCGACTGGAGCTGGTGGCCGCGAGGTGCTCTTCCAAACGGGTCCCAATCACCCGTGGTTGGCCAAATACTATCAAGCAAGTGTGCCGCATCCGTATGCTCAGACCCTAGCCGAAGAGCTGTTCCAGCATAACTTTATTCCCTCGGACACCGATTTCCGCATCTTCCGCGATTACGGAGGAGTTCCTGGCCTGGACATGGCCAGTGTGATGAATGGATATGTGTACCACACCGAGTTCGATAACTTCAAAAACGTGGAGTACGGCACATACCAATCGACCGGCGAGAACGTACTGCCCCTGATTTGGGCTCTGGCCAATGCTCCAGAATTGGATAACACCACTGCGTATGAGAAGGGACACACCGTGTACTATGACTTCTTGGGCTGGTTCATGATGACCTATACGGAATCGGTGAGCATAGCCATCAATGTGGTGGTTTCCGTGGCGGCCTTTGTTTGCATTGGCACCTCGGTGTACATCATGACATTGGACAATGGTGCAGATGCTCCGAAAGCGGTGGTAATGAGATTCGCCATCATCTTCCTGGTTCAAGCTGGAACTCTGTTCGTGGCCTGCGGCCTAACTCTCTTGGTGGCCGTTTTTATGCAAGGTGTGGGTCTAGCCGAATCCTGGTACTACGGAAAATGGATGGCCTTTGGGCTGTACTTCTGCACCTTGTTTTTCGCCTTTGGCATACTTCCGGCCACTTATATTGGTTTCACGAAGAGGAAAACGAACATGAAGTTGGATCAAACCATCGCCTGCTTCATGCACGCCCAGTGCATCCTGCTGGCGCTGCTCTGCATCATCATGACCATCATGGGCATTCGCTCCAGCTACTTCCCCATGGTGGGCATCTTCTTCTACGCGATTTCCGTCCTGGTGCAAATAGTACTGAAGCTCACCCTGAAGA AGAGCTACTTCGTCACAGTTCATCTGTTGTTCCAACTGCTGCCCTTCTTCTTCTACACCTACATCTGCTATGCCACCCTTGTCACCTTTGTTCCCATGGAGGGTCGCGATGGACCCGAAAGTAGTCCCGATATAATGATATCTGTCTTTATCATTGCAACCGCAATAAACTACGCTGGTTTTGTT ATTCCCATTATGCACAAGTTCCGAAAGCCCAAGATTGTATTCTCATCGTTTGGTGTGATCACTATTATTTTCATCATCTTGGCCTGCACATCCGCCGGTTTTCCTTTTGTGAAACAATTGGCTCCTCAGCGTTACTATGTGCTG CATACTCAACGAACATTCCACAATTTGGATGGTACAAGAAAGCAGGACTCAGGTTATTATATTCAACCAGTGGATACACGACTCCATGAACTGGATGACACAACTTTCAAGAATGCCGAGCCGGAAAGCTGGACCGCAGCCACCTGTGCCGCAGAACCGTACTGTGGACTACCATTGTACAGTGGTCGCTGGATAGAGTGGAA AGACTCTGCTCGTTGGATCTACAGCTCGCCACCCGTGATTCCAATGAACATAAACCTCACCCAGCTGTCTAAACAATCCCTGGATGGCAACAAGGTACGATATGAGTACAACCTGAGGGCCAGTGATCGCGTTATGATGTACATAGATCCGCTCGACAATGTCAAGGTGACAGACTGGTCCTTTGACCATACACCTTTGCTGGAGAAGCACACACCTCCCTACCTGATCTATGCCATATACTCCCAAACCGAGGAGCCACTCAACTTTTGGGTGGAGCTCGAGCACGAGGAGGGCAACACAGACGGACCCTACATGAAGCTGGTTGTCTCCGAGCACTTCCAATACCATCCAGAGCACTACACCGAGGAATACAAGGAGTTCCTCGCAACCTTTCCCGATTGGACCTATACCACCGATTGGTTCTCGGCCCTCGAGAGCTGGATTGTATAG
- the LOC6735245 gene encoding endoplasmic reticulum metallopeptidase 1 isoform X1 yields the protein MSGSEKNVRRRVITPTSDPTNVDPLLRPRGSQQYEAQPNGCERAFVQRNKIKWFWAPAFFGFWLLLYVTISIPACHRLPRPLTIQDEEKHPDQFIAERAEKNLRELVSLGPRVVGSRQNEMAALKMLSQKMQKIRSGNANDIEVDVQVASGSYVHWSMVNMYQSIQNIVVKISPKNTNSTTYLLVNSHYDSVPAGPGAGDDGSMVATMMEVLRVLAKSDKPLKNPVVFLFNGAEENPLQASHAFITQHKWAKYCKALINLDSCGNGGREILFQSGPNHPWLMKNYRRAIKHPYASTMGEELFQHNFIPSDTDFRIFRDHGSVPGLDMAYTYNGFVYHTRHDKAEIFPRGSFQHTGDNLLALVRQIANSPEIENSAKYAKGHTIYFDVMGWFLVFYTETEGVILNVIVSLISIGICGYAIKLISVNSGIKLEKILKKVGHTLLVQILSVVVGAILPVLLGLFMDAVHLPLSWFSNSWLILGLYFTTFFFGLAIVPAMYFHWTKQDKLPIGQRVQLLLHCHCILLSVLTLIFTICGIRSVFVLMLSCLFYTVGLIINIATKLHTKDVAWVIPHIVCTVPPFVFFAYFSHGFFTTFIPMFGRFGENLNPDLAVAVFSVAVGFLCCGFIIPVLQLFNKSKTIICGLMGITLLCFIIAMTPIGFPYRPETNVQRFAVLHTKRTFHDAENKVRRQESGYFIMPQDRRTYTVKNAVINMTLAQRIGSDCDKEINCGLPLYNQRWHKTRKNSLWIPASEPVLGENVPTVLLLSKNTVSPTRIRYEMQLSGPNHMALFIQPLNGAKMMDWSFHQAPLRLSFEPPYFIYFSWGVNGDPLKFWLELEKPNGNWNSTTLELGLGGHWTHHKELITPDFKKFLDSFPHYVDATPWPASFESRIF from the exons ATGAGTGGCAGTGAAAAGAATGTTCGGCGTCGCGTCATAACGCCGACCAGCGATCCTACGAATGTGGATCCATTGCTACGACCCCGCGGTTCCCAGCAGTATGAG GCTCAGCCCAATGGCTGTGAGCGAGCATTTGTCCAGCGAAACAAGATTAAGTGGTTCTGGGCACCAGCCTTCTTTGGATTCTGGCTGCTGCTCTACGTGACCATCTCGATCCCCGCCTGCCATCGCCTTCCCCGCCCACTGACCATTCAGGATGAGGAAAAGCACCCCGACCAGTTCATCGCTGAGCGCGCAGAGAAAAATCTACGGGAGCTGGTGAGCCTGGGACCCCGAGTGGTGGGCAGTCGACAGAATGAGATGGCCGCTTTGAAGATGCTCTCCCAGAAGATGCAAAAAATTCGATCCGGCAATGCCAACGATATTGAAGTGGATGTTCAGGTGGCTTCCGGTAGCTATGTTCACTGGTCCATGGTCAACATGTACCAGAGCATTCAGAATATTGTGGTTAAAATCAGCCCCAAGAACACGAACAGTACTACTTATCTTCTGGTAAATAGCCATTACGATTCGGTGCCGGCGGGACCTGGTGCTGGCGATGACGGTTCCATGGTGGCCACTATGATGGAGGTACTTCGTGTGCTGGCCAAGTCCGATAAGCCACTAAAGAACCCTGTGGTATTCCTGTTTAACGGCGCCGAGGAAAATCCTCTCCAGGCTTCGCATGCCTTCATCACCCAGCACAAGTGGGCCAAATATTGCAA AGCCCTTATCAATCTCGATTCATGCGGAAATGGCGGCCGCGAGATCCTCTTCCAATCGGGACCCAATCATCCTTGGCTAATGAAGAACTACCGACGTGCCATCAAGCACCCGTATGCTTCTACTATGGGCGAGGAGCTGTTCCAGCACAATTTCATTCCCTCTGACACGGACTTCCGCATTTTCCGTGACCACGGATCGGTTCCCGGCTTGGATATGGCCTACACCTACAACGGATTTGTCTACCACACGCGACACGACAAGGCAGAGATCTTTCCCAGGGGTAGTTTCCAGCATACTGGTGATAATCTGCTGGCTTTGGTCCGACAGATTGCCAACTCTCCGGAGATTGAGAATTCAGCG aaATACGCCAAAGGTCACACCATCTATTTCGATGTTATGGGATGGTTCCTGGTTTTCTACACCGAAACCGAAGGCGTTATCTTGAACGTCATCGTCTCCTTGATATCCATCGGTATTTGTGGCTACGCTATTAAGCTGATTTCGGTCAACTCGGGCATAAAGCTCGAAAAGATCCTCAAGAAGGTGGGGCACACCCTCCTCGTACAGATTCTATCTGTTGTTGTGGGAGCCATCCTGCCAGTTCTGCTCGGTCTGTTCATGGATGCTGTGCACTTGCCTCTGTCCTGGTTCTCGAACTCCTGGCTCATCCTGGGTCTGTACTTCACCACATTCTTCTTCGGTTTGGCCATAGTGCCCGCCATGTATTTCCACTGGACCAAGCAA GATAAGCTTCCCATTGGTCAGCGGGTTCAGCTTTTGCTGCACTGCCACTGCATCCTCTTATCCGTTCTTACCCTGATCTTCACCATTTGTGGAATTCGCTCTGTTTTTGTCCTGATGCTCAGTTGTTTGTTCTATACAGTGGGCTTGATCATTAATATTGCCACCAAACTGCACACCAAGG ATGTCGCATGGGTCATTCCGCACATTGTTTGCACTGTGCCACCATTTGTATTCTTTGCATATTTCTCGCACGGATTCTTCACCACGTTCATTCCCATGTTCGGTCGTTTTGGAGAGAACCTTAATCCGGATTTGGCGGTGGCTGTTTTCAGTGTTGCCGTGGGCTTCCTGTGCTGCGGTTTTATTATCCCTGTTCTGCAGTTGTTCAACAAATCGAAGACCATCATCTGCGGCCTGATGGGCATCACGTTATTGTGCTTCATTATTGCAATGACACCAATTGGATTTCCCTATCGTCCAGAAACGAATGTCCAGCGTTTCGCTGTCCTG caCACCAAGCGTACCTTCCACGACGCCGAAAACAAAGTGCGCCGTCAGGAATCTGGTTACTTCATTATGCCCCAGGACAGACGCACTTACACCGTGAAAA ATGCTGTTATCAACATGACACTGGCCCAAAGGATTGGATCCGATTGTGATAAGGAAATTAATTGCGGATTGCCCCTATACAATCAGCGTTGGCACAAGACCAG AAAGAACAGCTTATGGATACCCGCATCGGAACCTGTTCTTGGGGAGAATGTGCCGACCGTTTTATTGCTGTCCAAGAACACAGTGTCGCCCACCAGAATTCGTTATGAAATGCAGCTAAGTGGACCCAATCACATGGCGCTCTTTATTCAGCCCTTGAATGGAGCAAAGATGATGGACTGGTCCTTCCATCAG GCACCATTACGTCTGAGCTTTGAGCCACCTTACTTCATCTACTTCTCGTGGGGTGTCAATGGAGATCCACTTAAGTTCTGGCTAGAACTGGAG AAACCCAACGGAAATTGGAATTCTACTACTCTGGAACTTGGTCTCGGAGGCCATTGGACCCATCACAAGGAACTAATAACGCCTGACTTTAAGAAGTTCCTCGACAGTTTCCCCCATTATGTGGATGCCACACCCTGGCCAGCTTCGTTTGAGAGCCGGATCTTCTAG
- the LOC6735245 gene encoding endoplasmic reticulum metallopeptidase 1 isoform X2, with product MSSETEEKRSKAQPNGCERAFVQRNKIKWFWAPAFFGFWLLLYVTISIPACHRLPRPLTIQDEEKHPDQFIAERAEKNLRELVSLGPRVVGSRQNEMAALKMLSQKMQKIRSGNANDIEVDVQVASGSYVHWSMVNMYQSIQNIVVKISPKNTNSTTYLLVNSHYDSVPAGPGAGDDGSMVATMMEVLRVLAKSDKPLKNPVVFLFNGAEENPLQASHAFITQHKWAKYCKALINLDSCGNGGREILFQSGPNHPWLMKNYRRAIKHPYASTMGEELFQHNFIPSDTDFRIFRDHGSVPGLDMAYTYNGFVYHTRHDKAEIFPRGSFQHTGDNLLALVRQIANSPEIENSAKYAKGHTIYFDVMGWFLVFYTETEGVILNVIVSLISIGICGYAIKLISVNSGIKLEKILKKVGHTLLVQILSVVVGAILPVLLGLFMDAVHLPLSWFSNSWLILGLYFTTFFFGLAIVPAMYFHWTKQDKLPIGQRVQLLLHCHCILLSVLTLIFTICGIRSVFVLMLSCLFYTVGLIINIATKLHTKDVAWVIPHIVCTVPPFVFFAYFSHGFFTTFIPMFGRFGENLNPDLAVAVFSVAVGFLCCGFIIPVLQLFNKSKTIICGLMGITLLCFIIAMTPIGFPYRPETNVQRFAVLHTKRTFHDAENKVRRQESGYFIMPQDRRTYTVKNAVINMTLAQRIGSDCDKEINCGLPLYNQRWHKTRKNSLWIPASEPVLGENVPTVLLLSKNTVSPTRIRYEMQLSGPNHMALFIQPLNGAKMMDWSFHQAPLRLSFEPPYFIYFSWGVNGDPLKFWLELEKPNGNWNSTTLELGLGGHWTHHKELITPDFKKFLDSFPHYVDATPWPASFESRIF from the exons ATGAGCAGCGAAACGGAGGAGAAAAGATCGAAG GCTCAGCCCAATGGCTGTGAGCGAGCATTTGTCCAGCGAAACAAGATTAAGTGGTTCTGGGCACCAGCCTTCTTTGGATTCTGGCTGCTGCTCTACGTGACCATCTCGATCCCCGCCTGCCATCGCCTTCCCCGCCCACTGACCATTCAGGATGAGGAAAAGCACCCCGACCAGTTCATCGCTGAGCGCGCAGAGAAAAATCTACGGGAGCTGGTGAGCCTGGGACCCCGAGTGGTGGGCAGTCGACAGAATGAGATGGCCGCTTTGAAGATGCTCTCCCAGAAGATGCAAAAAATTCGATCCGGCAATGCCAACGATATTGAAGTGGATGTTCAGGTGGCTTCCGGTAGCTATGTTCACTGGTCCATGGTCAACATGTACCAGAGCATTCAGAATATTGTGGTTAAAATCAGCCCCAAGAACACGAACAGTACTACTTATCTTCTGGTAAATAGCCATTACGATTCGGTGCCGGCGGGACCTGGTGCTGGCGATGACGGTTCCATGGTGGCCACTATGATGGAGGTACTTCGTGTGCTGGCCAAGTCCGATAAGCCACTAAAGAACCCTGTGGTATTCCTGTTTAACGGCGCCGAGGAAAATCCTCTCCAGGCTTCGCATGCCTTCATCACCCAGCACAAGTGGGCCAAATATTGCAA AGCCCTTATCAATCTCGATTCATGCGGAAATGGCGGCCGCGAGATCCTCTTCCAATCGGGACCCAATCATCCTTGGCTAATGAAGAACTACCGACGTGCCATCAAGCACCCGTATGCTTCTACTATGGGCGAGGAGCTGTTCCAGCACAATTTCATTCCCTCTGACACGGACTTCCGCATTTTCCGTGACCACGGATCGGTTCCCGGCTTGGATATGGCCTACACCTACAACGGATTTGTCTACCACACGCGACACGACAAGGCAGAGATCTTTCCCAGGGGTAGTTTCCAGCATACTGGTGATAATCTGCTGGCTTTGGTCCGACAGATTGCCAACTCTCCGGAGATTGAGAATTCAGCG aaATACGCCAAAGGTCACACCATCTATTTCGATGTTATGGGATGGTTCCTGGTTTTCTACACCGAAACCGAAGGCGTTATCTTGAACGTCATCGTCTCCTTGATATCCATCGGTATTTGTGGCTACGCTATTAAGCTGATTTCGGTCAACTCGGGCATAAAGCTCGAAAAGATCCTCAAGAAGGTGGGGCACACCCTCCTCGTACAGATTCTATCTGTTGTTGTGGGAGCCATCCTGCCAGTTCTGCTCGGTCTGTTCATGGATGCTGTGCACTTGCCTCTGTCCTGGTTCTCGAACTCCTGGCTCATCCTGGGTCTGTACTTCACCACATTCTTCTTCGGTTTGGCCATAGTGCCCGCCATGTATTTCCACTGGACCAAGCAA GATAAGCTTCCCATTGGTCAGCGGGTTCAGCTTTTGCTGCACTGCCACTGCATCCTCTTATCCGTTCTTACCCTGATCTTCACCATTTGTGGAATTCGCTCTGTTTTTGTCCTGATGCTCAGTTGTTTGTTCTATACAGTGGGCTTGATCATTAATATTGCCACCAAACTGCACACCAAGG ATGTCGCATGGGTCATTCCGCACATTGTTTGCACTGTGCCACCATTTGTATTCTTTGCATATTTCTCGCACGGATTCTTCACCACGTTCATTCCCATGTTCGGTCGTTTTGGAGAGAACCTTAATCCGGATTTGGCGGTGGCTGTTTTCAGTGTTGCCGTGGGCTTCCTGTGCTGCGGTTTTATTATCCCTGTTCTGCAGTTGTTCAACAAATCGAAGACCATCATCTGCGGCCTGATGGGCATCACGTTATTGTGCTTCATTATTGCAATGACACCAATTGGATTTCCCTATCGTCCAGAAACGAATGTCCAGCGTTTCGCTGTCCTG caCACCAAGCGTACCTTCCACGACGCCGAAAACAAAGTGCGCCGTCAGGAATCTGGTTACTTCATTATGCCCCAGGACAGACGCACTTACACCGTGAAAA ATGCTGTTATCAACATGACACTGGCCCAAAGGATTGGATCCGATTGTGATAAGGAAATTAATTGCGGATTGCCCCTATACAATCAGCGTTGGCACAAGACCAG AAAGAACAGCTTATGGATACCCGCATCGGAACCTGTTCTTGGGGAGAATGTGCCGACCGTTTTATTGCTGTCCAAGAACACAGTGTCGCCCACCAGAATTCGTTATGAAATGCAGCTAAGTGGACCCAATCACATGGCGCTCTTTATTCAGCCCTTGAATGGAGCAAAGATGATGGACTGGTCCTTCCATCAG GCACCATTACGTCTGAGCTTTGAGCCACCTTACTTCATCTACTTCTCGTGGGGTGTCAATGGAGATCCACTTAAGTTCTGGCTAGAACTGGAG AAACCCAACGGAAATTGGAATTCTACTACTCTGGAACTTGGTCTCGGAGGCCATTGGACCCATCACAAGGAACTAATAACGCCTGACTTTAAGAAGTTCCTCGACAGTTTCCCCCATTATGTGGATGCCACACCCTGGCCAGCTTCGTTTGAGAGCCGGATCTTCTAG